The genomic segment TGGTTCATCTTCTGCGCGATGGCCGCCGGCAGCTTGCCGGGCCCGGAGATGCCGTACCAGTTGAAGGTCTCGAAATCGGCGAAGCCCTGCTCCTGCATCGTCGGGACGTCCGGATAGGCCTTGACGCGCTTGGCGCGGGTCTGCGCGATGGCGATCGCGCGGCCCGACTTCACGTGCGGCGTGGCGGCCGTCATGGTCTCGAAGCTGTAGTTGATCTGGCCGCCGATCAGGTCCGTCAGCAGCGGGCCGCTGCCCTTGTACGGCACGTGCAGGGCGTCGACCTTGGCACGCAGCTTGAACAGCTCCAGCGCGAAGTGCTGCGCCGTGCCCGGGCCGGCGGAGCCGAAGGTGACCCTGCCGGGCTGCGCCTTGCACAGCTCCACGATGTCCTTCACCGTCTTCGCACGCTGCTGCGTGCCGGCGATCAACAGGTTGGGCGTGAGGCCCAGCAGCGCCACCGGCACGAAGTCGCGCTCGGGGTGGTAGCGCAGCTTGGGCAGCACCGCCGGTGCGAGCGCGTGGCTGTTGATCGTGGTGAGCAGCAGGGTGGTGCCGTCGCTCGCCTGCTGCGCGACGTATTCGGCGGCCAGCGTTCCCGACGCACCCGCCTTGTTCTCGATCACCACCGGTTGCTTCCAGATCTCGCCCAGCTTCTGGCCCACCACGCGGGCCAGCGCGTCGGCGCCGCCGCCGGGCGGGAAGCCCACCACGATCCTGATCGGCCCGCTCGGCCAGGCCTGCGCTCGCAGCGCAGGAGTTGCGGCAAGAACGGCGGCGGCTGTTCCCGCCTGCAGCAGAAGGCGTCTTTGCATGTTTGTCTCCTTTTGGATGGATGCTTGAATGTCAGAGGGCGGGCCAGCGGTCCGCCCAGGGATGCGCCGCCTCGTAGGCGGCGCCCAGGTCCAGCAGGGTGTCGTCGCTACCGTAGCGGCCCACCAGCTGCATGCCGATCGGAAGGCCCTCGCGCGAGGGCTCGCACGGCACGGCCAAGCCGGGCAGGCCGGCGGCGTTGACCCAGCCGGTGTAGACGGCGTGGCCGCGCGGACCGACTTCCTGGCCGGCGATGTGCGTCGGATAGGCGTCTTCCGCCTTCCAGGGC from the Ramlibacter henchirensis genome contains:
- a CDS encoding Bug family tripartite tricarboxylate transporter substrate binding protein, whose product is MQRRLLLQAGTAAAVLAATPALRAQAWPSGPIRIVVGFPPGGGADALARVVGQKLGEIWKQPVVIENKAGASGTLAAEYVAQQASDGTTLLLTTINSHALAPAVLPKLRYHPERDFVPVALLGLTPNLLIAGTQQRAKTVKDIVELCKAQPGRVTFGSAGPGTAQHFALELFKLRAKVDALHVPYKGSGPLLTDLIGGQINYSFETMTAATPHVKSGRAIAIAQTRAKRVKAYPDVPTMQEQGFADFETFNWYGISGPGKLPAAIAQKMNQDIQTVLAMPDVRERFDGFGVEDGGGSTQRFAELMRSEIAKWAKVAKEANVRADG